A stretch of Planococcus citri chromosome 5, ihPlaCitr1.1, whole genome shotgun sequence DNA encodes these proteins:
- the LOC135847677 gene encoding uncharacterized protein LOC135847677, whose amino-acid sequence MSFICDNCGKSFSRFFNLQRHCKNAHDIILQTQKNNNKEKEPEKHANPNKSSESYSCPIQECDFVGNKTKNFDLHFTNDHPNLEIDKKEMSFQNVEEFMTWKSSVEKQNKCRFVIHTGRTAKYEYYYCHRSGRFTSERTGKRFLKTQGSCKFGSYCPAKICAKISDCGKFNVTFVSTHVGHQHDVAHLTISPNTKKQLAQKMLLKIPDNVIIEDIQESVTDDIQRVHLLTKQDLYNIRREFKIPIDDSKKDENDAISVDLLVQQLRKNDAAGDQENDSSSVLFYKPQDRICEEYPVFKEEDFMVIIMNNVQSEMLKTFGQDVITFDGTHGMSYDFQLYTVMVLDEIRQGFPCCFIISNREDEAVLTFAFSKIRDKVGTITAKVFMSDMATHFYNAWETVMGSTTFRLYCSWHVLKAWNDNLVKVKDDAKREETSNLIQSFQQELDKNSFETLLKAGMEKLLNDEGTVEFANYFYTNYVKDEKFQRWAYCYRTHSGLNSNMHIERMHRTIKYVYLKAKKVKRFDKCLTYLLKFLRTEVFKHVIMQLKGIVSIKVKHLRNRHRTSLTYENSVAVNVENESWIVTSQSDEMVKYNVEWHSACKSDCKLSCSECKACIHNFICSCYDNSITWNMCKHIHQVCAFINLHGKNQGVQGQQAIILPQQETERIEPEDCVMKEIMNEIKNKDTGGDEAERRTQSLLIEEITEMIKTPEDNTYFTNELIKLKNHFLLKNSAVQIPVLMSKPTDGEKKTKIQKKADSSSNIIPQRRLYSTKKKTTSKRKKIIKKPTLAEKAAVSSVNFLIPSLQGPQKTGNVILLSQKDVNE is encoded by the exons ATGTCATTCATTTGTGATAATTGTGGTAAATCTTTCTCGCGATTCTTTAACTTGCAAAGACACTGTAAAAATGCTCATGATATAATTCTTCAAACTCAGAAGAACAATAATAAAGAGAAAGAACCTGAAAAACATGCAAACCCAAATAAATCATCGGAATCTTACTCATGCCCGATCCAAGAGTGTGATTTTGTGGgcaataaaaccaaaaattttgatttacattttacaaATGATCACCCGAACCTAGAAATTGATAAGAAAgaaatgagttttcaaaatgtggAAGAGTTtatg acctggaaatcTTCGGTGGAGAAACAGAATAAGTGTCGATTCGTTATTCATACTGGACGAACAGCGAAGTATGAATATTATTACTGCCATCGGTCAGGTCGATTTACGAGTGAACGCACAggaaaacgatttttgaaaacccaagGTTCATGTAAATTTGGTTCTTATTGTCCTGCCAAGATTTGTGCTAAAATATCGGATTGTGGGAAGTTCAACGTCACATTTGTTTCTACTCATGTAGGGCACCAACACGATGTGGCCCATTTGACCATATCTCCCAATACTAAGAAGcaattagctcaaaaaatgttgctaaaaaTTCCTGATAATGTTATTATCGAAGATATCCAAGAATCTGTGACCGATGACATTCAACGAGTACATTTATTGACCAAACAAGATCTGTACAACATTCGTCGCGAATTTAAAATTCCCATTGATGATTCGAAAAAAGATGAGAATGATGCCATTAGCGTTGACTTACTAGTACAGCAACTGCGGAAAAATGACGCAGCCGGAGACCAAGAAAATGATTCATCTAGCGTTCTCTTTTATAAACCACAAGATCGTATTTGTGAAGAGTATCCAGTTTTCAAAGAAGAAGATTTTATGGTTATCATCATGAATAATGTGCAGAGTGAAATGCTGAAGACCTTTGGTCAGGATGTTATAACGTTTGATGGGACTCATGGTATGAGCTACGATTTTCAGCTTTACACTGTTATGGTACTCGATGAAATCCGGCAAGGGTTTCCATGTTGCTTTATCATATCAAACCGTGAAGACGAAGCTGTACTTAcgtttgcattttcaaaaatccgtgATAAGGTTGGTACTATCACTGCCAAGGTTTTCATGAGTGATATGGCCACCCATTTTTACAATGCTTGGGAAACTGTCATGGGATCAACTACGTTTCGTTTATATTGCTCTTGGCATGTTTTAAAAGCATGGAATGATAATTTAGTAAAAGTAAAGGATGACGCCAAACGTGAAGAAACCAGTAATTTGATTCAATCATTTCAGCAAGAACTGGACAAAAATAGTTTCGAAACTTTGCTCAAGGCTGGAATGGAAAAACTGCTAAATGATGAAGGAACTGTAGAATTTGCGAATTACTTCTATACAAATTACGTGAAAGATGAAAAGTTCCAACGTTGGGCATATTGTTATCGTACTCACTCTGGATTAAACTCGAATATGCATATTGAGCGAATGCATAGAACTATTAAATACGTTTATCTGAAAGCTAAAAAAGTCAAGCGATTTGATAAATGTTTAACGTACCTCCTAAAGTTCCTGCGTACTGAAGTTTTCAAGCATGTAATTATGCAGCTTAAAGGAATAGTATCGATTAAAGTGAAACACCTGAGAAATCGTCACCGAACATCCTTAACTTACGAAAATTCCGTAGCAGTAAATGTTGAAAACGAATCTTGGATAGTCACATCTCAGTCTGATGAGATGGTGAAGTACAATGTTGAATGGCATTCGGCATGCAAAAGTGATTGTAAGCTGAGTTGCAGCGAATGTAAAGCCTGCATTCATAACTTCATTTGTAGTTGTTATGACAATTCTATAACTTGGAATATGTGTAAGCATATTCACCAGGTTTGCGCGTTCATTAATCTTCACGGAAAAAATCAAGGAGTTCAAGGACAGCAAGCAATCATTCTCCCTCAACAAGAAACTGAACGGATAGAGCCAGAAGATTGTGTGATGAAAGAAATcatgaatgaaataaaaaataaagatacCGGAGGTGATGAGGCTGAACGGAGAACGCAATCATTATTAATCGAAGAAATCACGGAAATGATAAAAACGCCGGAAGATAACACGTACTTTACCAATGAATTGATCAAGTTGAAAAAccatttcttgttgaaaaactCTGCTGTACAAATACCTGTTCTGATGTCGAAGCCAACGGATGGTGAAAAgaagacaaaaattcaaaagaaagcCGATAGCAGTTCAAATATTATTCCTCAGCGCCGACTGTACTCTACtaagaaaaaaaccacatctaaacgtaaaaaaattatcaaaaagccaACGTTGGCAGAAAAAGCTGCTGTTTCTtccgtaaattttttaattccgtCACTTCAAGGACCGCAGAAGACTGGAAACGTAATTTTGCTAAGTCAGAAAGAtgtgaatgaatga